From one Motacilla alba alba isolate MOTALB_02 chromosome 8, Motacilla_alba_V1.0_pri, whole genome shotgun sequence genomic stretch:
- the FYB2 gene encoding FYN-binding protein 2 isoform X3, which produces MEQRGMDLEGVTDFKALRAKFQNESSLANKPGQKPLTEITPKSGSAGNTTSSPLPLPKREVKVSKPAHPTSQAPVLTQHSPLAQPRGYGERTGHSKEHTGSTSEKGPSSPKGSSEKPLLSCGTDQQGSSQTTPEDRQLPDSFQHVLQIWEETLSCKEKTSPRIPTQRAANSAPAAAGSARMPPSGSSPLLDWRAQRKDALHGRGIALPQAPRGHRSSDGAGAERVVASAFCHSGYRAPREPPQLQKESEPPFCQPGAGKWSYSPGSKWPRIKPLPSAESLGPAPGKPPRPPKVDLSAFHSTMPLVHRGNETTAGEEDYLTPESAQLEEQNNYEETPMYLNQSGDTTTLSVIEAPKAEPQKHKKQKIFPFAKSSPERARTEDEKEGKPSHERAKLEENKMFETGGNEYMSPTSHAKADGRGGLKVLQGKQDVTSPQNATYPTPPGLAKGRAEHWHSVGVGAPKPEGTALGQYPGQSLQAPEDIYDDVEELQDRLSHGSDASSSFTSDSISGNSYEETYEDVEIGGDNPAKPETEKQKRFGNLFKIEKLKLNNFRLKDNLRLVSISVPNLAVSQEDNVYDDVEVGQTETRGKDDKYRVRMPKLRVAKEYKDKRKSIDDVERNIFKFKKSSEEKSKKMDKEEKFFRETFMYHKEIRVLATATAARSVRSQRRADLPLTAGEQLDVIDAVQGHAAICRNAQGRYGYVLVEHLNFRQY; this is translated from the exons GAAGGTGTGACTGATTTCAAAGCCCTCCGAGCAAAATTTCAGAATGAGTCCAGCTTGGCCAACAAGCCGGGGCAGAAACCCCTGACGGAGATCACCCCCAAatctggctctgcagggaacaccacctccagccctctgccccTGCCTAAGAGAGAGGTGAAAGTGTCCAAGCCTGCCCATCCCACCTCCCAAGCCCCTGtgctcacccagcacagccccttgGCACAGCCTCGGGGTTACGGGGAGCGGACGGGGCACAGCAAAGAGCACACGGGCAGCACCTCGGAGAAAGGGCCGAGTTCTCCCAAGGGCAGCTCAGAAAagcctctgctctcctgtggcACTGACCAGCAAGGATCAAGCCAAACAACTCCAGAGGACCGTCAGCTCCCAGATTCTTTCCAGCATGTCCTACAGATCTGGGAAGAGACTTTATCctgcaaggaaaaaacaagTCCAAGGATCCCAACCCAGCGGGCGGCCaactcagctcctgctgcagcaggcagtgccaggatgCCACCCTCTGGAAGCTCCCCTTTGCTGGACTGGCGTGCCCAGAGGAAGGATGCTCTGCATGGCAGAGGGATAGCTCTTCCCCAGGCTCCCAGAGGACACAGGAGCTCTGATGGAGCCGGTGCTGAGCGTGTGGTGGCATCTGCGTTCTGCCACTCGGGTTATCGTGCGCCCAGAGAGCCACCTCAGCTCCAGAAAG AATCGGAGCCtcccttctgccagcctggagcaggaaaatgGTCTTACAGCCCTGGGAGCAAGTGGCCAAGGATTAAACCTCTCCCTTCAGCTGAATCCCTGGGTCCTGCCCCTGGGAAGCCTCCAAGACCCCCAAAGGTTGATCTCAGTGCTTTCCACAGCACCATGCCTTTGGTCCacagaggaaatgaaacaa ctgctggagaagaggaTTACCTGACCCCTGAAAG tgCTCAACTTGAAGAGCAGAATAATTATGAAGAAACCCCAATGTACCTGAATCAGTCTGGGGACACCACAACCTTGTCTGTCATTGAAG CACCTAAGGCAGAGCCTCAAAAACACAAG aaacagaagatttttccctttgccaAATCCAG TCCAGAAAGAGCTCGAACAGAGGATGAAAAAGAGGGGAAACCAAGCCATGAAAGAGCAAAACTGGAGGAGAACAAAATGTTTGAG ACAGGTGGAAATGAGTACATGTCTCCCACCAGCCACGCCAAGGCAGATGGCAGAGGTGGGCTGAAGGTTCTGCAAGGGAAGCAGGATGTGACCAGTCCCCAAAATGCAACGTATCCAACCCCACCAGGGCTGgcaaaaggcagagcagagcact GGCACAGCGTGGGTGTTGGTGCTCCAAAGCCAGAAGGAACAGCCTTGGGCCAATACCCTGGGCAGTCTCTGCAGGCACCAGAGGACATCTATGACGACGTGGAGGAGTTGCAGGACAGACT CAGCCACGGCTCAGATGCCTCCAGTTCCTTCACTTCAGACAGCA TTTCAGGAAACAGCTACGAGGAAACATATGAAGATGTTGAGATTGGGGGTGATAACCCAGCAAAACCAGA aacagaaaagcaaaagagattTGGAAACCTGTTTAAGATAGAAAAGTTGAAGCTGAACAATTTCAGGCTCAAGGACAACCTAAG ACTGGTTTCCATTTCAGTACCAAATTTAG CTGTCTCCCAGGAGGACAACGTGTATGATGATGTCGAGGTGGGGCAGACAGAGACCAG AGGGAAGGATGACAAGTACAGAGTCCGGATGCCAAAGCTTCGGGTGGCGAAAGAGTAcaaggacaagaggaaaagcaTCGACGACGTGGAAAG AAATATCTTCAAATTCAAGAAGAGCAGCGAAGAAAAGAGCAAGAAGATGGACAAAGAAGAGAAGTTCTTTAGAGAGACGTTCATG TACCACAAGGAGATCCGCGTGCTCGCCACGGCCACGGCCGCGCGCTCGGTGCGCAGCCAGCGCCGCGCCGACCTGCCGCTCACAGCTGGGGAACAGCTGGATGTCATCGACGCCGTGCAGGGCCACGCCGCCATCTGCCGCAACGCCCAGGGCAGAT ATGGGTACGTTCTGGTGGAGCACTTGAACTTCAG ACAGTACTAA
- the FYB2 gene encoding FYN-binding protein 2 isoform X1 translates to MEQRGMDLEGVTDFKALRAKFQNESSLANKPGQKPLTEITPKSGSAGNTTSSPLPLPKREVKVSKPAHPTSQAPVLTQHSPLAQPRGYGERTGHSKEHTGSTSEKGPSSPKGSSEKPLLSCGTDQQGSSQTTPEDRQLPDSFQHVLQIWEETLSCKEKTSPRIPTQRAANSAPAAAGSARMPPSGSSPLLDWRAQRKDALHGRGIALPQAPRGHRSSDGAGAERVVASAFCHSGYRAPREPPQLQKESEPPFCQPGAGKWSYSPGSKWPRIKPLPSAESLGPAPGKPPRPPKVDLSAFHSTMPLVHRGNETTAGEEDYLTPESAQLEEQNNYEETPMYLNQSGDTTTLSVIEAPKAEPQKHKKQKIFPFAKSSPERARTEDEKEGKPSHERAKLEENKMFETGGNEYMSPTSHAKADGRGGLKVLQGKQDVTSPQNATYPTPPGLAKGRAEHWHSVGVGAPKPEGTALGQYPGQSLQAPEDIYDDVEELQDRLSHGSDASSSFTSDSISGNSYEETYEDVEIGGDNPAKPETEKQKRFGNLFKIEKLKLNNFRLKDNLRLVSISVPNLAAVSQEDNVYDDVEVGQTETRGKDDKYRVRMPKLRVAKEYKDKRKSIDDVERNIFKFKKSSEEKSKKMDKEEKFFRETFMYHKEIRVLATATAARSVRSQRRADLPLTAGEQLDVIDAVQGHAAICRNAQGRYGYVLVEHLNFRQY, encoded by the exons GAAGGTGTGACTGATTTCAAAGCCCTCCGAGCAAAATTTCAGAATGAGTCCAGCTTGGCCAACAAGCCGGGGCAGAAACCCCTGACGGAGATCACCCCCAAatctggctctgcagggaacaccacctccagccctctgccccTGCCTAAGAGAGAGGTGAAAGTGTCCAAGCCTGCCCATCCCACCTCCCAAGCCCCTGtgctcacccagcacagccccttgGCACAGCCTCGGGGTTACGGGGAGCGGACGGGGCACAGCAAAGAGCACACGGGCAGCACCTCGGAGAAAGGGCCGAGTTCTCCCAAGGGCAGCTCAGAAAagcctctgctctcctgtggcACTGACCAGCAAGGATCAAGCCAAACAACTCCAGAGGACCGTCAGCTCCCAGATTCTTTCCAGCATGTCCTACAGATCTGGGAAGAGACTTTATCctgcaaggaaaaaacaagTCCAAGGATCCCAACCCAGCGGGCGGCCaactcagctcctgctgcagcaggcagtgccaggatgCCACCCTCTGGAAGCTCCCCTTTGCTGGACTGGCGTGCCCAGAGGAAGGATGCTCTGCATGGCAGAGGGATAGCTCTTCCCCAGGCTCCCAGAGGACACAGGAGCTCTGATGGAGCCGGTGCTGAGCGTGTGGTGGCATCTGCGTTCTGCCACTCGGGTTATCGTGCGCCCAGAGAGCCACCTCAGCTCCAGAAAG AATCGGAGCCtcccttctgccagcctggagcaggaaaatgGTCTTACAGCCCTGGGAGCAAGTGGCCAAGGATTAAACCTCTCCCTTCAGCTGAATCCCTGGGTCCTGCCCCTGGGAAGCCTCCAAGACCCCCAAAGGTTGATCTCAGTGCTTTCCACAGCACCATGCCTTTGGTCCacagaggaaatgaaacaa ctgctggagaagaggaTTACCTGACCCCTGAAAG tgCTCAACTTGAAGAGCAGAATAATTATGAAGAAACCCCAATGTACCTGAATCAGTCTGGGGACACCACAACCTTGTCTGTCATTGAAG CACCTAAGGCAGAGCCTCAAAAACACAAG aaacagaagatttttccctttgccaAATCCAG TCCAGAAAGAGCTCGAACAGAGGATGAAAAAGAGGGGAAACCAAGCCATGAAAGAGCAAAACTGGAGGAGAACAAAATGTTTGAG ACAGGTGGAAATGAGTACATGTCTCCCACCAGCCACGCCAAGGCAGATGGCAGAGGTGGGCTGAAGGTTCTGCAAGGGAAGCAGGATGTGACCAGTCCCCAAAATGCAACGTATCCAACCCCACCAGGGCTGgcaaaaggcagagcagagcact GGCACAGCGTGGGTGTTGGTGCTCCAAAGCCAGAAGGAACAGCCTTGGGCCAATACCCTGGGCAGTCTCTGCAGGCACCAGAGGACATCTATGACGACGTGGAGGAGTTGCAGGACAGACT CAGCCACGGCTCAGATGCCTCCAGTTCCTTCACTTCAGACAGCA TTTCAGGAAACAGCTACGAGGAAACATATGAAGATGTTGAGATTGGGGGTGATAACCCAGCAAAACCAGA aacagaaaagcaaaagagattTGGAAACCTGTTTAAGATAGAAAAGTTGAAGCTGAACAATTTCAGGCTCAAGGACAACCTAAG ACTGGTTTCCATTTCAGTACCAAATTTAG CAGCTGTCTCCCAGGAGGACAACGTGTATGATGATGTCGAGGTGGGGCAGACAGAGACCAG AGGGAAGGATGACAAGTACAGAGTCCGGATGCCAAAGCTTCGGGTGGCGAAAGAGTAcaaggacaagaggaaaagcaTCGACGACGTGGAAAG AAATATCTTCAAATTCAAGAAGAGCAGCGAAGAAAAGAGCAAGAAGATGGACAAAGAAGAGAAGTTCTTTAGAGAGACGTTCATG TACCACAAGGAGATCCGCGTGCTCGCCACGGCCACGGCCGCGCGCTCGGTGCGCAGCCAGCGCCGCGCCGACCTGCCGCTCACAGCTGGGGAACAGCTGGATGTCATCGACGCCGTGCAGGGCCACGCCGCCATCTGCCGCAACGCCCAGGGCAGAT ATGGGTACGTTCTGGTGGAGCACTTGAACTTCAG ACAGTACTAA
- the FYB2 gene encoding FYN-binding protein 2 isoform X2, which produces MEQRGMDLEGVTDFKALRAKFQNESSLANKPGQKPLTEITPKSGSAGNTTSSPLPLPKREVKVSKPAHPTSQAPVLTQHSPLAQPRGYGERTGHSKEHTGSTSEKGPSSPKGSSEKPLLSCGTDQQGSSQTTPEDRQLPDSFQHVLQIWEETLSCKEKTSPRIPTQRAANSAPAAAGSARMPPSGSSPLLDWRAQRKDALHGRGIALPQAPRGHRSSDGAGAERVVASAFCHSGYRAPREPPQLQKESEPPFCQPGAGKWSYSPGSKWPRIKPLPSAESLGPAPGKPPRPPKVDLSAFHSTMPLVHRGNETTAGEEDYLTPESAQLEEQNNYEETPMYLNQSGDTTTLSVIEAPKAEPQKHKKQKIFPFAKSSPERARTEDEKEGKPSHERAKLEENKMFETGGNEYMSPTSHAKADGRGGLKVLQGKQDVTSPQNATYPTPPGLAKGRAEHWHSVGVGAPKPEGTALGQYPGQSLQAPEDIYDDVEELQDRLHGSDASSSFTSDSISGNSYEETYEDVEIGGDNPAKPETEKQKRFGNLFKIEKLKLNNFRLKDNLRLVSISVPNLAAVSQEDNVYDDVEVGQTETRGKDDKYRVRMPKLRVAKEYKDKRKSIDDVERNIFKFKKSSEEKSKKMDKEEKFFRETFMYHKEIRVLATATAARSVRSQRRADLPLTAGEQLDVIDAVQGHAAICRNAQGRYGYVLVEHLNFRQY; this is translated from the exons GAAGGTGTGACTGATTTCAAAGCCCTCCGAGCAAAATTTCAGAATGAGTCCAGCTTGGCCAACAAGCCGGGGCAGAAACCCCTGACGGAGATCACCCCCAAatctggctctgcagggaacaccacctccagccctctgccccTGCCTAAGAGAGAGGTGAAAGTGTCCAAGCCTGCCCATCCCACCTCCCAAGCCCCTGtgctcacccagcacagccccttgGCACAGCCTCGGGGTTACGGGGAGCGGACGGGGCACAGCAAAGAGCACACGGGCAGCACCTCGGAGAAAGGGCCGAGTTCTCCCAAGGGCAGCTCAGAAAagcctctgctctcctgtggcACTGACCAGCAAGGATCAAGCCAAACAACTCCAGAGGACCGTCAGCTCCCAGATTCTTTCCAGCATGTCCTACAGATCTGGGAAGAGACTTTATCctgcaaggaaaaaacaagTCCAAGGATCCCAACCCAGCGGGCGGCCaactcagctcctgctgcagcaggcagtgccaggatgCCACCCTCTGGAAGCTCCCCTTTGCTGGACTGGCGTGCCCAGAGGAAGGATGCTCTGCATGGCAGAGGGATAGCTCTTCCCCAGGCTCCCAGAGGACACAGGAGCTCTGATGGAGCCGGTGCTGAGCGTGTGGTGGCATCTGCGTTCTGCCACTCGGGTTATCGTGCGCCCAGAGAGCCACCTCAGCTCCAGAAAG AATCGGAGCCtcccttctgccagcctggagcaggaaaatgGTCTTACAGCCCTGGGAGCAAGTGGCCAAGGATTAAACCTCTCCCTTCAGCTGAATCCCTGGGTCCTGCCCCTGGGAAGCCTCCAAGACCCCCAAAGGTTGATCTCAGTGCTTTCCACAGCACCATGCCTTTGGTCCacagaggaaatgaaacaa ctgctggagaagaggaTTACCTGACCCCTGAAAG tgCTCAACTTGAAGAGCAGAATAATTATGAAGAAACCCCAATGTACCTGAATCAGTCTGGGGACACCACAACCTTGTCTGTCATTGAAG CACCTAAGGCAGAGCCTCAAAAACACAAG aaacagaagatttttccctttgccaAATCCAG TCCAGAAAGAGCTCGAACAGAGGATGAAAAAGAGGGGAAACCAAGCCATGAAAGAGCAAAACTGGAGGAGAACAAAATGTTTGAG ACAGGTGGAAATGAGTACATGTCTCCCACCAGCCACGCCAAGGCAGATGGCAGAGGTGGGCTGAAGGTTCTGCAAGGGAAGCAGGATGTGACCAGTCCCCAAAATGCAACGTATCCAACCCCACCAGGGCTGgcaaaaggcagagcagagcact GGCACAGCGTGGGTGTTGGTGCTCCAAAGCCAGAAGGAACAGCCTTGGGCCAATACCCTGGGCAGTCTCTGCAGGCACCAGAGGACATCTATGACGACGTGGAGGAGTTGCAGGACAGACT CCACGGCTCAGATGCCTCCAGTTCCTTCACTTCAGACAGCA TTTCAGGAAACAGCTACGAGGAAACATATGAAGATGTTGAGATTGGGGGTGATAACCCAGCAAAACCAGA aacagaaaagcaaaagagattTGGAAACCTGTTTAAGATAGAAAAGTTGAAGCTGAACAATTTCAGGCTCAAGGACAACCTAAG ACTGGTTTCCATTTCAGTACCAAATTTAG CAGCTGTCTCCCAGGAGGACAACGTGTATGATGATGTCGAGGTGGGGCAGACAGAGACCAG AGGGAAGGATGACAAGTACAGAGTCCGGATGCCAAAGCTTCGGGTGGCGAAAGAGTAcaaggacaagaggaaaagcaTCGACGACGTGGAAAG AAATATCTTCAAATTCAAGAAGAGCAGCGAAGAAAAGAGCAAGAAGATGGACAAAGAAGAGAAGTTCTTTAGAGAGACGTTCATG TACCACAAGGAGATCCGCGTGCTCGCCACGGCCACGGCCGCGCGCTCGGTGCGCAGCCAGCGCCGCGCCGACCTGCCGCTCACAGCTGGGGAACAGCTGGATGTCATCGACGCCGTGCAGGGCCACGCCGCCATCTGCCGCAACGCCCAGGGCAGAT ATGGGTACGTTCTGGTGGAGCACTTGAACTTCAG ACAGTACTAA
- the FYB2 gene encoding FYN-binding protein 2 isoform X4 yields the protein MEQRGMDLEGVTDFKALRAKFQNESSLANKPGQKPLTEITPKSGSAGNTTSSPLPLPKREVKVSKPAHPTSQAPVLTQHSPLAQPRGYGERTGHSKEHTGSTSEKGPSSPKGSSEKPLLSCGTDQQGSSQTTPEDRQLPDSFQHVLQIWEETLSCKEKTSPRIPTQRAANSAPAAAGSARMPPSGSSPLLDWRAQRKDALHGRGIALPQAPRGHRSSDGAGAERVVASAFCHSGYRAPREPPQLQKESEPPFCQPGAGKWSYSPGSKWPRIKPLPSAESLGPAPGKPPRPPKVDLSAFHSTMPLVHRGNETTAGEEDYLTPESAQLEEQNNYEETPMYLNQSGDTTTLSVIEAPKAEPQKHKKQKIFPFAKSSPERARTEDEKEGKPSHERAKLEENKMFETGGNEYMSPTSHAKADGRGGLKVLQGKQDVTSPQNATYPTPPGLAKGRAEHWHSVGVGAPKPEGTALGQYPGQSLQAPEDIYDDVEELQDRLSHGSDASSSFTSDSISGNSYEETYEDVEIGGDNPAKPETEKQKRFGNLFKIEKLKLNNFRLKDNLRLVSISVPNLAAVSQEDNVYDDVEVGQTETRGKDDKYRVRMPKLRVAKEYKDKRKSIDDVERNIFKFKKSSEEKSKKMDKEEKFFRETFMVAHADTE from the exons GAAGGTGTGACTGATTTCAAAGCCCTCCGAGCAAAATTTCAGAATGAGTCCAGCTTGGCCAACAAGCCGGGGCAGAAACCCCTGACGGAGATCACCCCCAAatctggctctgcagggaacaccacctccagccctctgccccTGCCTAAGAGAGAGGTGAAAGTGTCCAAGCCTGCCCATCCCACCTCCCAAGCCCCTGtgctcacccagcacagccccttgGCACAGCCTCGGGGTTACGGGGAGCGGACGGGGCACAGCAAAGAGCACACGGGCAGCACCTCGGAGAAAGGGCCGAGTTCTCCCAAGGGCAGCTCAGAAAagcctctgctctcctgtggcACTGACCAGCAAGGATCAAGCCAAACAACTCCAGAGGACCGTCAGCTCCCAGATTCTTTCCAGCATGTCCTACAGATCTGGGAAGAGACTTTATCctgcaaggaaaaaacaagTCCAAGGATCCCAACCCAGCGGGCGGCCaactcagctcctgctgcagcaggcagtgccaggatgCCACCCTCTGGAAGCTCCCCTTTGCTGGACTGGCGTGCCCAGAGGAAGGATGCTCTGCATGGCAGAGGGATAGCTCTTCCCCAGGCTCCCAGAGGACACAGGAGCTCTGATGGAGCCGGTGCTGAGCGTGTGGTGGCATCTGCGTTCTGCCACTCGGGTTATCGTGCGCCCAGAGAGCCACCTCAGCTCCAGAAAG AATCGGAGCCtcccttctgccagcctggagcaggaaaatgGTCTTACAGCCCTGGGAGCAAGTGGCCAAGGATTAAACCTCTCCCTTCAGCTGAATCCCTGGGTCCTGCCCCTGGGAAGCCTCCAAGACCCCCAAAGGTTGATCTCAGTGCTTTCCACAGCACCATGCCTTTGGTCCacagaggaaatgaaacaa ctgctggagaagaggaTTACCTGACCCCTGAAAG tgCTCAACTTGAAGAGCAGAATAATTATGAAGAAACCCCAATGTACCTGAATCAGTCTGGGGACACCACAACCTTGTCTGTCATTGAAG CACCTAAGGCAGAGCCTCAAAAACACAAG aaacagaagatttttccctttgccaAATCCAG TCCAGAAAGAGCTCGAACAGAGGATGAAAAAGAGGGGAAACCAAGCCATGAAAGAGCAAAACTGGAGGAGAACAAAATGTTTGAG ACAGGTGGAAATGAGTACATGTCTCCCACCAGCCACGCCAAGGCAGATGGCAGAGGTGGGCTGAAGGTTCTGCAAGGGAAGCAGGATGTGACCAGTCCCCAAAATGCAACGTATCCAACCCCACCAGGGCTGgcaaaaggcagagcagagcact GGCACAGCGTGGGTGTTGGTGCTCCAAAGCCAGAAGGAACAGCCTTGGGCCAATACCCTGGGCAGTCTCTGCAGGCACCAGAGGACATCTATGACGACGTGGAGGAGTTGCAGGACAGACT CAGCCACGGCTCAGATGCCTCCAGTTCCTTCACTTCAGACAGCA TTTCAGGAAACAGCTACGAGGAAACATATGAAGATGTTGAGATTGGGGGTGATAACCCAGCAAAACCAGA aacagaaaagcaaaagagattTGGAAACCTGTTTAAGATAGAAAAGTTGAAGCTGAACAATTTCAGGCTCAAGGACAACCTAAG ACTGGTTTCCATTTCAGTACCAAATTTAG CAGCTGTCTCCCAGGAGGACAACGTGTATGATGATGTCGAGGTGGGGCAGACAGAGACCAG AGGGAAGGATGACAAGTACAGAGTCCGGATGCCAAAGCTTCGGGTGGCGAAAGAGTAcaaggacaagaggaaaagcaTCGACGACGTGGAAAG AAATATCTTCAAATTCAAGAAGAGCAGCGAAGAAAAGAGCAAGAAGATGGACAAAGAAGAGAAGTTCTTTAGAGAGACGTTCATG GTTGCCCACGCAGATACAGAATAA